A stretch of Brassica rapa cultivar Chiifu-401-42 chromosome A08, CAAS_Brap_v3.01, whole genome shotgun sequence DNA encodes these proteins:
- the LOC103832982 gene encoding uncharacterized protein LOC103832982 has translation MEPPPERSKRLHNFTLPYLRWGQQRFLRCVNLPSHSHHSSPSSSSPSPDHATQRSSPINGAVTTARPWNLRTRGAACGEPGDGLPAMKRGIGEEESEKNEKLKFSVSLLKAEIEEDYSIIIGKRPPRRPKKRPRIVQKKLNTIFPGMWLSEEVTIDSYNVPEAVET, from the exons ATGGAGCCTCCTCCAGAAAGATCGAAACGCCTCCACAACTTCACCTTACCTTACCTCCGCTGGGGCCAACAAAGATTCCTCAGATGCGTCAATCTACCATCACATTCCCatcattcatctccttcttcctcttctccatCTCCAGATCACGCAACCCAGAGATCTTCCCCCATCAATGGAGCTGTGACGACGGCTCGGCCGTGGAATCTAAGGACGAGAGGAGCTGCGTGTGGTGAACCAGGTGACGGATTGCCGGCAATGAAGAGAGGTATAGGCGAAGAAGAATCGGAGAAGAATGAGAAACTGAAATTCTCGGTTTCGTTGTTGAAAGCAGAGATTGAAGAGGATTACTCAATTATAATCGGGAAAAGACCTCCGAGGAGACCTAAGAAGAGACCAAGAATTGTTCAGAAGAAACTCAAT ACGATTTTTCCGGGGATGTGGTTGTCAGAAGAAGTTACAATAGATTCATATAATGTCCCTGAAGCTGTGGAAACGTGA